The DNA region GAAAGAGGCCTAATAACCCAGCGCTGCCAACGGCCATATCGGTGACAATGCGCAATTGCTCATTAAAGCCGAGTCCGGATATGGGCAGGCTGAGCAACATCATAAAAACAGCCACCGCAAGGACGTAAAGAAATAGCCTGGCTCTAAGGCTTCCCAAAAATGTCGCATAGGCAAGTGCTCTGATGGCGTTCATGGTAAATCTTCCTTCGTTCTTTTAATAAACTCGTCTTCTAAACTGCCGGTACCAGAGCTGACAAAATCCGAGATATGACCTACCATTTTGAGCTGACCGTTATGAATCATGGCCACGCGGTCACAAATTGCTTCGACGTCGGTTAAAATATGAGTGGAGAAAAAAATCGAAGTTTTACGCTCTTTAAGCCATAGCATGATGTCGCGGACGAGTTTTCGGCCCACCGGATCGAGCCCGCTCATCGGTTCATCCATGATGACTAACTTGGGATTTCCCAGCAGCGCTTGCGCTAAGGCAAGTCGTTGCAACATGCCTTTTGAGAAATCGCGCAGTTTTTTTCTTTTGGTTTGTTGTAAATCGACCCGTTCGAGCAATTCTTCGCTTTGCCTTTTGGCGTCAAAATGACTGAGGTGTTTAAGGCCAGCGTACAGCATCATGGTTTCGTGAGCGGTTAAGTATTCGTAAAAATAAGGTCGCTCAGGCATGAAGCCAATGTCCGCACGCGCATTTGGCTTTCCAGGGGGCTTGCCTAGAAGTAAAATTTGACCGCTGGATGGGCGTATTAAATCCAGCAGCATTTTAATGGTCGTGGTTTTGCCA from Myxococcota bacterium includes:
- a CDS encoding ABC transporter ATP-binding protein; translated protein: MTTPAIELINVSKHFRHEWTFRKKSIVHDLSFAAFEGETFGFIGQNGAGKTTTIKMLLDLIRPSSGQILLLGKPPGKPNARADIGFMPERPYFYEYLTAHETMMLYAGLKHLSHFDAKRQSEELLERVDLQQTKRKKLRDFSKGMLQRLALAQALLGNPKLVIMDEPMSGLDPVGRKLVRDIMLWLKERKTSIFFSTHILTDVEAICDRVAMIHNGQLKMVGHISDFVSSGTGSLEDEFIKRTKEDLP